Proteins found in one Crassostrea angulata isolate pt1a10 chromosome 3, ASM2561291v2, whole genome shotgun sequence genomic segment:
- the LOC128176118 gene encoding deleted in malignant brain tumors 1 protein-like: MPPMKWHLFFVILLASRLSIAAGQCPDGQPVVQCFVAPCDVSSCPRHPTANCSDDYCGGCNAVWTLDGTEVTSDCHKESADVRLIHGNNISHGIVEVWQDSQWQTLCAWPQFLPQDALVVCKQLGFSKGTVLPMAAYGRHTGNHTYPFKGCSGGETKIQDCKFDENYTPNVCATQDVHYGSVSCYDKQEEEGLHLSPVQSDTNVSSPSSGKVELFLQQAFGQICSTYFTEKEANVTCRQLGFSGGVPMVFGAAETLPFLLTGLHCNGDEDKISDCYKETQICYSNQRAGVLCYNTTGVRFSLADSQAEGGGIVVLSVDGKEGTICGNGWSNLDAQVFCRQIGYVTGLSYTGKSSESSRDVYLSSVNCLGVEDSVIACEGSGWRNVNRSLCNHENDAGVYCYKSARITLGYRRKNVTMGIVEVYQKYFWTTLCADGFDQRDADVICRQLGYSSARVLLPGQFGRPLRYVHTVNIKCTGNETDILDCEHEMGFCSSYNYASVLCSHQDASPNTTVSIEQSDSGRVVVTQFGIKGTVCRGGWDSTAASVLCWENGFSGGVAYSSSDELTRYEPIWVGSIKCQGQEKNIKDCVFNYSVPRECGNDLSSAGVLCYKGSGMGIRLADGIKPNQGRVEVSRDGVWGTICHGRWSTSDAVVVCRQLLYASGVSYRGSYHGPGTGPILMDKVSCSGYEHSIYQCPNLGWNVSSDSCKNHSQDAGVYCMPWVKLNHANYGIVRVWKKNNYGMVCADGFNENAARVVCKQFGYRYSIEVCCMGLEPEPTDMEFAMSDVNCDGTESGLRACRNEYTDPNCTTGNYASVFCTNTDPANSIIHTTLSHYNIVQISYVYQPGLLCASEFTDMDATVICRENKFQSGLALRHLRPSFHSHNIYWLRNASCVGTEARIGDCPNAGRVGKLGRFDDKVVAAVACFDTKEPQKPQLELYYGNRLNEGHVEVNVRGTWGSLCAGNLTEAEARVICRLHGYRDGVALHGGSFGQNFPAGYSTMDYIKCSGDEQRLLDCVVSLVPDQVVCPTNMMSAVKCYETVRLSGSSMINYGRLELWSDNGWYSVCDENFDDTDATVVCKALGYTAGLSQCCSALGTNGTAIQTFLTGFSCTGTEPSPLMCPFTKGGTCRSRKYASVLCLLTNTATEDLTIHLDGFYGPVLASRYGLQGYVCNQQFDNSDASLVCKTKGFQKGYAVNVYKDFTYPVVLGNLTCNGVNEIKSCTYSNFGGDHGCSDSDTIAGVICSDSGSILFKLEGRDGSSGIPKLIVGSNTLYLDDTYFDATAVNLFCLSAGFAGGSKLSQSRSVSSVHHVVTDIRCASDAPSITHCDGHWNPKKSKSIPIHEISCFQQVRLQNGGAFFGAVEVYYSNMWGTICPKSFGQNEANLVCSTIGFDKSLPICCSPFGALPNKQLFKDFRCSGSEDIILRCPHTFQSYGVQCSSSLEYASVLCYNGDRKSDYTIKINGGKYYGDVIVNYMGVNGRICRDGWDDKDAQVVCRQNNYIRGLAYSHYVEEGKQASGPYWISNVQCQGHEKSLQECQHTPAGSVNECSSFHYAGVFCFDDQGIYYRISGGDPSGRSGRAEIYFNDNWGTLCNTDWGEDEAAALCRQMGFHGGDPIEGPYKVPAKGLVYKASYQCSEDSGALDDCPHSGWQEVVDGECTEHKNDAGVFCYQNVRIYNGIGRSQSSGPVLIFRDKGWYLLCDDGFTDHAATLVCQELGFPYGHASCCSADGPLSVPIWMNHTLDCSSGNHVEECFHEKKCDRRSYATVSCSYQPITTVDKSPRPDSPSPVKQEDNKAVVAVVSAIAACLLIIVIVIIVMKCRKSYSKKSQEKTHGEFREGVLNKSLDGSIHVHNPMHNMCDSDDVIIQHDSVQYHPTGSDNDQGLAYTNHNYAGFNSILYSSDCDEKVDDETNEDHVIEHDDMKPLGVKADFKDSSYAAMMPNFSASGLQEYDNQQNAKQSVRVTIENIPKSYPKNHFTRSLSECKEISLPEDT; the protein is encoded by the exons ATGCCGCCGATGAAATGGCATCTCTTTTTCGTGATACTGTTAGCAAGTAGACTTAGCATAGCAG CGGGACAGTGTCCGGACGGTCAGCCGGTTGTTCAGTGTTTCGTGGCGCCCTGTGACGTGTCCAGCTGTCCCAGGCATCCTACAGCTAACTGCAG CGATGATTACTGTGGAGGGTGCAACGCTGTATGGACGCTGGACGGTACAGAGGTGACCAGTGACTGCCACAAGG AATCCGCCGACGTCCGACTGATCCACGGGAACAACATAAGTCACGGGATAGTGGAGGTATGGCAAGACAGCCAATGGCAGACCCTGTGTGCCTGGCCCCAATTCCTACCGCAGGATGCTCTTGTAGTATGCAAACAGCTAGGATTCAGCAAGGGCACCGTTCTTCCAATGGCGGCGTACGGGCGACACACGGGGAACCACACCTATCCGTTCAAAGGATGTTCTGGTGGGGAGACAAAGATACAGGACTGTAAATTCGATGAAAATTATACACCGAATGTATGTGCCACTCAAGATGTCCACTACGGTTCTGTCAGCTGTTATGACAAGCAAGAAg AGGAAGGTCTACATCTGTCCCCAGTACAATCAGATACTAACGTCTCGTCACCCAGCAGCGGAAAAGTGGAACTCTTTCTACAACAAGCGTTTGGCCAAATATGTTCCACCTACTTCACCGAGAAAGAGGCCAACGTTACATGCAGACAGCTGGGGTTTTCCGGTGGGGTTCCTATGGTGTTTGGAGCAGCAGAAACGCTACCGTTTCTGTTAACCGGCCTGCATTGCAATGGAGACGAAGACAAAATATCCGACTGTTACAAAGAAACACAGATTTGTTACAGCAACCAGCGAGCAGGCGTACTGTGTTATAACACAACAG GTGTACGCTTTTCCCTTGCTGATAGCCAAGCGGAGGGTGGCGGTATAGTGGTTCTATCTGTGGATGGCAAAGAGGGAACCATCTGTGGTAATGGCTGGTCCAACTTGGACGCTCAGGTCTTCTGTCGACAAATAGGATACGTAACTGGACTGTCATACAC AGGTAAATCGTCTGAATCGTCGAGAGATGTGTACTTGTCCAGTGTGAATTGTCTGGGAGTGGAGGATTCGGTAATAGCATGTGAAGGGTCTGGGTGGAGAAATGTCAACCGATCTCTCTGTAATCACGAAAATGACGCAGGCGTCTACTGTTACAAAAGTG CTCGTATAACGTTGGGGTACCGGCGGAAGAATGTTACGATGGGAATCGTAGAGGTCTATCAGAAGTACTTCTGGACAACACTGTGTGCGGATGGGTTTGATCAAAGGGATGCTGACGTCATCTGCAGACAACTGGGGTACTCGAGTGCGAGGGTTCTCCTCCCGGGACAGTTCGGTAGACCGCTGAGATACGTCCACACAGTGAACATCAAATGTACAGGGAACGAAACAGACATTCTAGACTGTGAACATGAGATGGGGTTTTGCTCTTCATACAACTACGCTTCAGTTCTATGTTCGCATCAAGACGCCAGTCCAA ATACGACAGTTTCCATAGAACAGTCTGACAGTGGACGGGTGGTGGTCACTCAGTTCGGCATTAAGGGGACGGTCTGTCGTGGTGGCTGGGACAGCACGGCGGCGTCGGTCCTCTGCTGGGAAAACGGATTCAGTGGTGGTGTCGCGTATAGTTCCTCCGATGAACTCACGCGCTATGAACCTATATGGGTCGGTAGCATTAAG TGTCAGGGGCAAGAGAAGAACATAAAGGATTGTGTGTTCAACTACTCAGTACCGAGAGAGTGTGGCAATGATTTGTCCTCCGCTGGGGTTCTCTGCTATAAGGGTTCAG GCATGGGAATTCGTCTAGCTGATGGTATCAAACCAAACCAAGGTCGGGTGGAGGTTTCCCGGGACGGGGTGTGGGGGACCATCTGTCACGGCCGCTGGTCCACCAGTGATGCGGTGGTGGTGTGCCGACAGCTGTTGTATGCTAGTGGTGTATCGTACCGCGGCTCCTACCACGGACCTGGCACCGGTCCTATCCTGATGGACAAGGTCAGCTGTTCAGGGTACGAACACTCTATCTACCAATGCCCAAATCTGGGCTGGAATGTATCGTCTGACTCCTGCAAAAACCACTCCCAGGACGCTGGAGTCTACTGCATGCCTTGGG TGAAACTAAACCATGCAAATTACGGAATTGTCCGAGTATGGAAGAAAAACAACTATGGGATGGTTTGCGCAGACGGTTTCAATGAAAACGCTGCACGCGTAGTCTGCAAGCAATTTGGATATCGTTATTCAATTGAAGTGTGTTGTATGGGGTTAGAACCCGAGCCCACTGACATGGAATTTGCCATGTCAGACGTCAACTGTGATGGGACAGAGAGCGGACTGAGGGCCTGTCGGAATGAGTACACCGATCCCAACTGTACTACTGGAAACTACGCTTCTGTCTTCTGTACAAACACAGACCCCGCAAACAGCATAA TTCACACAACCCTTAGCCATTACAACATTGTTCAAATCTCTTACGTATATCAGCCGGGTCTCCTCTGCGCCTCAGAATTCACCGACATGGACGCCACCGTCATTTGTCGGGAGAACAAATTCCAGTCTGGGTTGGCTCTCCGACATCTTCGACCATCGTTTCACTCTCACAACATCTACTGGCTCAGGAATGCCTCGTGCGTTGGCACTGAAGCCAGGATTGGCGACTGTCCCAATGCAGGGAGGGTAGGGAAGCTCGGTCGGTTTGATGACAAAGTTGTAGCTGCTGTGGCTTGCTTTGACACAAAAG AACCGCAGAAACCCCAGTTAGAGCTCTATTACGGCAACAGATTAAACGAAGGGCATGTTGAAGTTAACGTTAGAGGGACTTGGGGTTCTCTGTGTGCTGGGAACCTAACGGAAGCGGAAGCCAGGGTCATCTGTCGTCTGCATGGTTACAGAGACGGGGTAGCGCTTCATGGTGGCTCCTTTGGACAAAATTTCCCGGCCGGATATTCTACCATGGATTACATCAAATGCAGTGGAGACGAACAGAGACTCCTGGACTGCGTGGTATCATTGGTGCCTGACCAAGTAGTGTGTCCAACAAACATGATGTCTGCCGTCAAATGTTATGAAACCG ttcgTCTTAGTGGCAGCAGCATGATTAATTATGGCCGTTTAGAGTTATGGAGTGACAACGGCTGGTATTCAGTCTGTGATGAGAATTTCGACGATACAGATGCTACTGTCGTCTGCAAAGCTTTAGGATATACAGCCGGACTATCACAGTGTTGTTCCGCACTTGGAACCAATGGAACAGCCATTCAAACATTTCTCACGGGTTTCTCGTGTACAGGGACGGAACCTAGTCCTCTGATGTGTCCATTTACGAAAGGAGGGACTTGCAGGAGTAGAAAATATGCGTCAGTGCTCTGTTTGTTAACAAATACTGCAACTGAAG ATCTGACCATCCACCTGGACGGCTTTTATGGACCAGTCCTAGCTTCCAGATACGGTCTCCAGGGTTACGTTTGTAACCAACAGTTTGATAACTCTGATGCAAGTTTAGTTTGCAAGACCAAAGGATTCCAGAAGGGTTATGCCGTTAACGTCTACAAGGACTTCACGTATCCAGTAGTATTGGGAAACCTTACGTGCAATGGTGTCAACGAAATCAAAAGTTGCACCTATTCAAACTTCGGCGGAGACCATGGCTGCTCCGACAGTGACACCATTGCCGGAGTGATTTGTTCCGATTCGGGTAGCATTTTATTCAAGTTGGAAGGTCGCGATGGTTCTAGTGGAATCCCAAAATTAATAGTGGGAAGTAACACTCTTTATCTGGATGATACCTACTTTGACGCCACGGCAGTCAATCTGTTCTGTCTGAGCGCGGGGTTTGCCGGTGGATCCAAACTATCCCAGTCCAGGAGTGTGTCCTCTGTCCATCATGTTGTGACAGACATAAGGTGTGCTTCTGATGCACCCTCAATCACTCACTGCGATGGACATTGGAATCCAAAAAAGTCCAAGTCAATACCGATACATGAAATTTCCTGCTTTCAGCAAG TGCGATTACAGAATGGGGGCGCCTTCTTCGGTGCTGTTGAAGTTTATTATAGTAACATGTGGGGTACCATCTGTCCTAAATCCTTTGGACAGAACGAAGCCA ACCTCGTTTGCTCCACCATTGGGTTTGACAAAAGTCTCCCAATTTGTTGCTCTCCATTTGGAGCATTGCCCAATAAACAACTATTCAAAGATTTCCGATGCAGCGGTTCGGAGGATATCATTCTGAGATGTCCGCATACATTTCAGTCATACGGGGTTCAGTGTTCGAGTTCCCTGGAGTACGCCTCTGTCTTGTGTTACAATGGTGATCGGAAATCAG acTATACAATCAAAATCAATGGTGGAAAATACTATGGCGATGTCATTGTTAACTATATGGGCGTTAACGGTCGTATTTGTCGAGATGGTTGGGATGACAAAGACGCCCAAGTAGTTTGTCGACAAAACAACTACATCCGGGGCCTTGCCTACAGCCATTACGTGGAGGAAGGGAAACAGGCCAGTGGACCCTACTGGATTTCCAATGTTCAGTGCCAAGGACATGAAAAATCCCTTCAGGAGTGCCAGCACACTCCTGCAGGATCTGTTAACGAGTGTTCGTCTTTCCACTATGCTGGTGTCTTCTGCTTTGATGATCAAG GTATCTATTATCGTATTTCTGGCGGAGATCCATCTGGAAGATCTGGCAGAGCGGAAATATATTTCAACGACAACTGGGGCACGCTTTGTAACACAGATTGGGGCGAAGATGAGGCTGCTGCTCTCTGTAGACAAATGGGGTTCCACGGGGGAGATCCTATTGAGGGTCCGTACAAAGTACCTGCTAAAGGTCTAGTGTACAAGGCATCGTATCAGTGCAGTGAGGATAGCGGGGCACTGGACGACTGTCCACACAGTGGATGGCAGGAGGTTGTAGATGGAGAATGTACAGAACACAAAAATGATGCCGGGGTGTTCTGCTATCAGAATG tTCGGATATATAATGGTATCGGGAGAAGCCAAAGTTCCGGGCCTGTGTTGATATTCCGGGACAAGGGTTGGTACTTGCTGTGTGATGATGGTTTCACCGACCACGCGGCGACTTTGGTGTGTCAGGAGCTGGGATTCCCCTATGGGCACGCTTCCTGTTGCTCCGCCGACGGACCACTGAGCGTCCCAATTTGGATGAATCACACTTTAGACTGTTCTTCTGGAAATCACGTGGAAGAATGTTTTCACGAAAAGAAATGTGACAGAAGAAGCTATGCCACGGTTTCATGCAGTTACCAGCCCATAACAACAGTTG ATAAGTCCCCTCGGCCTGACTCTCCATCACCAGTTAAACAGGAGGACAACAAAGCAGTAGTGGCGGTTGTGTCCGCCATTGCCGCGTGTCTGTTAATCATTGTCATCGTCATAATTGTGATGAAATGTAGGAAATCTTACAGCAAAAAATCACAGGAGAAAACACACGGAGAATTTAGGGAAGGTGTTCTCAACAAATCACTCGATGGTTCTATACATGTTCATAACCCAATGCACAATATGTGTGACTCTGATGACGTCATCATTCAACATGACAGTGTTCAATATCACCCCACCGGTTCGGATAATGATCAGGGATTAGCATATACTAACCACAACTATGCTGgctttaattcaattttatattcatCAGATTGCGATGAAAAGGTTGACGATGAAACAAATGAGGACCACGTGATTGAACATGACGATATGAAGCCCCTAGGGGTGAAGGCAGATTTTAAAGACTCATCTTATGCTGCAATGATGCCGAATTTTTCTGCCTCCGGGTTACAAGAGTATGATAATCAACAAAACGCTAAACAATCTGTTCGTGTCACAATAGAGAATATCCCTAAAAGTTACCCAAAGAATCATTTCACGCGCTCCTTGTCGGAATGTAAAGAGATTTCCTTACCCGAAGATACGTAG
- the LOC128176125 gene encoding U11/U12 small nuclear ribonucleoprotein 35 kDa protein-like: MSTEDRMSEDSWTPLAKTYCPLMAGSIDRTDTEPHDHGIIRALSSSYKPNKDVAGDPNLTVFVSRLNPKTDEDTLESQFSYFGEIHKIRLVRDIITGHSRGYAFVEFKEGRSAVRAERDGHGMEIDGHEVLVDFELERTLPGWVPRRLGGGLGGKKESGQLRFGCKDRPWRKPISMQSLHARESFDDERSNDGQRSMDRRRDRQRRHSRDRSLSREQSRNRAQDRSHDRYRKRSRSSDRRRKRSRSKH, from the coding sequence aatGTCTGAAGATAGCTGGACACCTTTAGCTAAAACCTACTGCCCATTAATGGCAGGTAGTATTGACAGAACTGACACAGAACCACATGATCATGGAATCATTAGAGCCCTATCTTCCTCATACAAACCAAACAAAGATGTGGCAGGTGATCCAAACCTGACTGTGTTTGTGTCTCGTTTGAACCCCAAAACTGATGAGGATACACTAGAATCACAATTTTCCTACTTTGGAGAGATACATAAAATCAGATTGGTGCGAGACATTATAACTGGGCATTCCAGAGGTTATGCTTTTGTGGAATTCAAGGAGGGGCGGTCAGCTGTTCGAGCTGAGCGAGACGGACATGGTATGGAGATAGACGGCCATGAAGTTCTTGTCGACTTTGAACTGGAGCGCACCTTGCCAGGATGGGTTCCTAGACGACTCGGGGGAGGTCTTGGTGGCAAAAAGGAATCTGGTCAATTGAGATTTGGATGTAAAGATCGACCTTGGCGTAAACCAATTTCAATGCAATCACTGCATGCAAGAGAGAGTTTCGATGATGAAAGAAGTAATGATGGACAGAGGTCAATGGACAGAAGAAGAGATAGGCAAAGAAGACATTCCAGGGATAGAAGTCTATCTCGGGAACAGTCCAGGAATAGGGCACAAGATAGATCCCATGACAGGTACAGGAAAAGGAGCCGATCCTCAGACAGAAGGAGAAAAAGAAGTAGATCCAAACACTAA